A stretch of the Paenibacillus dendritiformis genome encodes the following:
- a CDS encoding tRNA-binding protein, with the protein MKLDIRIGTIVEASSFDKARKPAMKLLIDFGPLGLKRSSAQITVRYTPEALIGRQVAAVVNFPPRKIAGFSSEVLVLGGVPEEGDVVLLRTDDEVPNGTPIA; encoded by the coding sequence ATGAAGCTGGATATCCGGATTGGCACGATCGTGGAGGCGTCTTCATTCGACAAGGCGCGCAAGCCCGCGATGAAGCTGCTGATCGATTTCGGTCCGCTCGGCCTGAAGCGCTCGAGCGCGCAGATTACGGTCCGCTATACGCCTGAAGCGTTGATCGGACGCCAGGTTGCCGCTGTGGTCAATTTCCCGCCGCGGAAGATTGCGGGCTTCTCCTCGGAGGTGCTCGTGCTCGGCGGCGTGCCGGAAGAAGGGGATGTCGTGCTGCTGCGGACAGACGATGAGGTGCCGAACGGAACGCCGATTGCCTAG